In Pseudomonas poae, a single genomic region encodes these proteins:
- the cgtA gene encoding Obg family GTPase CgtA, which translates to MKFVDEVSIRVKAGDGGNGCMSFRREKFIENGGPNGGDGGDGGSIYMMADENLNTLVDYRYTRHFDAERGSNGGSTDCTGKKGEDLVLRVPVGTTIIDSATQEVIGDLTKAGQKLMVVQGGWHGLGNTRFKSSTNRAPRQTTPGKPGEQRDLKLEMKVLADVGLLGLPNAGKSTFIRSVSAAKPKVADYPFTTLVPNLGVVSVDRWKSFVIADIPGLIEGASDGAGLGIRFLKHLSRTRLLLHLVDMAPLDDTSAPDAAEVIVSELTKFSPSLAERDRWLVLNKCDQILEEEHEERVKEIVDRLEWEGPVYVISAIAKEGTERLTRDIMRYLEDRADRLAADPVFKAELAELDQRIEDEARAQLQALDDQRALRRSGVKSVHDIGDDDWDEEDVDDEDGPEIIYVRD; encoded by the coding sequence ATGAAGTTCGTTGATGAAGTTTCCATCCGAGTAAAAGCAGGCGACGGCGGTAACGGTTGCATGAGTTTCCGTCGCGAAAAATTCATCGAAAACGGTGGCCCCAACGGCGGTGACGGCGGTGACGGCGGTTCCATCTACATGATGGCCGACGAAAACCTCAACACCCTGGTCGACTACCGTTACACCCGGCACTTCGATGCCGAGCGTGGCTCCAACGGCGGCAGCACCGACTGCACCGGCAAGAAAGGCGAAGACCTGGTGCTGCGCGTACCGGTCGGCACCACGATCATCGACTCGGCCACCCAGGAAGTGATTGGCGACCTGACCAAGGCCGGCCAGAAGCTGATGGTTGTGCAGGGCGGCTGGCACGGTCTGGGTAACACCCGATTCAAGTCCAGTACCAACCGTGCGCCGCGCCAGACGACCCCTGGCAAGCCGGGCGAGCAGCGTGACCTCAAGCTGGAAATGAAAGTACTGGCCGACGTGGGCCTGCTGGGCTTGCCGAACGCCGGTAAAAGTACCTTCATCCGCTCGGTCTCGGCCGCCAAGCCGAAAGTGGCCGACTACCCGTTCACCACCCTGGTGCCAAACCTGGGCGTGGTCAGCGTCGACCGTTGGAAAAGCTTCGTGATCGCCGACATTCCTGGCCTGATCGAAGGTGCTTCCGATGGCGCGGGCCTGGGGATTCGCTTCCTCAAGCACTTGTCGCGTACCCGTCTGTTGTTGCACCTCGTCGACATGGCACCGCTGGATGACACCAGCGCGCCGGACGCTGCCGAAGTGATCGTCAGCGAGCTGACCAAGTTCAGCCCGTCCCTGGCCGAGCGTGATCGCTGGTTGGTACTGAACAAGTGCGACCAGATCCTCGAAGAAGAACACGAAGAGCGCGTCAAGGAAATCGTTGACCGCCTGGAGTGGGAAGGTCCGGTCTACGTGATCTCGGCCATCGCCAAAGAAGGCACCGAGCGCCTGACCCGCGACATCATGCGCTACCTGGAAGACCGTGCCGACCGCCTGGCGGCCGACCCGGTCTTCAAGGCCGAACTGGCTGAACTCGACCAGCGCATCGAAGACGAAGCCCGCGCTCAGTTGCAGGCTCTGGACGACCAGCGTGCCCTGCGTCGCAGCGGCGTGAAGTCGGTCCATGACATCGGTGACGACGATTGGGACGAAGAAGACGTGGATGATGAAGATGGCCCGGAAATCATTTACGTGCGCGACTGA
- a CDS encoding glutathione peroxidase, which yields MSAFHDLKLKALDGQELPLAPFKGQVVLVVNVASKCGLTPQYAALENLYQQYKDQGFTVLGLPCNQFAGQEPGTEEEIREFCSLNYGVTFPLGSKLDVNGHDRHQLYRLLAGEGAEFPGDITWNFEKFLLGKDGRVLARFSPRTAPDDPSIVQAIEKALS from the coding sequence ATGAGTGCTTTCCACGACCTGAAACTCAAAGCTTTGGACGGACAAGAGCTGCCATTGGCGCCTTTCAAGGGGCAAGTTGTACTGGTGGTGAATGTGGCCTCCAAATGTGGTTTGACCCCGCAATACGCGGCATTGGAAAACCTCTATCAGCAGTACAAGGACCAGGGGTTTACCGTGCTTGGCCTGCCGTGCAATCAATTTGCTGGCCAGGAGCCGGGTACCGAAGAGGAAATCCGTGAGTTCTGCAGCCTCAACTACGGCGTGACCTTCCCTCTGGGTAGCAAGCTCGACGTCAACGGCCATGACCGCCATCAGCTGTACCGCTTGCTGGCGGGTGAGGGCGCTGAGTTTCCGGGTGATATCACCTGGAACTTCGAAAAATTCCTGCTGGGCAAGGATGGACGAGTGCTGGCGCGCTTCTCGCCACGCACCGCGCCGGATGATCCCTCCATCGTCCAAGCCATCGAAAAAGCCCTGAGCTGA
- a CDS encoding 50S ribosomal protein L27, translating into MAHKKAGGSTRNGRDSEAKRLGVKMYGGQKIIPGNIIVRQRGTQFHAGYGVGMGKDHTLFAKIEGVIKFEVKGAFNRRYVSVVAA; encoded by the coding sequence ATGGCACACAAAAAAGCTGGTGGTAGTACCCGTAACGGTCGCGACTCAGAAGCCAAACGCCTTGGCGTTAAGATGTATGGCGGCCAGAAAATCATTCCGGGCAACATCATCGTGCGTCAGCGCGGCACCCAATTCCACGCCGGTTACGGTGTAGGCATGGGTAAAGATCACACCCTCTTCGCGAAAATCGAAGGCGTGATCAAGTTTGAAGTAAAAGGCGCTTTCAACCGCCGTTACGTGAGCGTTGTCGCAGCTTAA
- a CDS encoding FKBP-type peptidyl-prolyl cis-trans isomerase: MSEVNLSTDETRVSYGIGRQLGDQLRDNPPPGVSLDAILAGLTDAFAGKPSRVDQEQMAASFKVIREIMQAEAAAKAEAAAGEGLAFLAENAKRDGITTLASGLQFEVLTAGDGAKPTREDQVRTHYHGTLIDGTVFDSSYERGQPAEFPVGGVIAGWTEALQLMNAGSKWRLYVPSELAYGAQGVGSIPPHSVLVFDVELLDVL, encoded by the coding sequence ATGTCCGAAGTTAATCTGTCCACCGACGAAACCCGCGTCAGCTACGGTATTGGCCGTCAATTGGGCGACCAACTGCGCGACAACCCGCCACCGGGTGTGAGCCTGGACGCGATCCTGGCCGGCCTGACCGACGCCTTCGCTGGCAAGCCAAGCCGAGTTGACCAAGAGCAAATGGCCGCCAGCTTCAAGGTTATCCGCGAAATCATGCAAGCAGAAGCGGCTGCCAAGGCAGAAGCGGCTGCTGGCGAAGGCCTGGCGTTCCTGGCTGAAAATGCCAAGCGTGATGGCATCACCACCCTGGCTTCCGGCCTGCAATTCGAAGTGCTGACTGCCGGTGATGGCGCCAAGCCGACCCGTGAAGACCAAGTGCGCACTCACTACCACGGCACCCTGATCGACGGCACTGTGTTCGACAGCTCCTACGAGCGTGGCCAGCCTGCAGAATTCCCGGTAGGCGGCGTGATCGCCGGCTGGACCGAAGCCCTGCAACTGATGAATGCCGGCAGCAAATGGCGCCTGTACGTGCCGAGCGAATTGGCTTACGGCGCTCAAGGCGTTGGCAGCATCCCGCCGCACAGCGTTCTGGTGTTCGACGTCGAGCTGCTCGACGTTCTGTAA
- a CDS encoding NADH:flavin oxidoreductase, whose protein sequence is MPVQALFKPFQLGALQLSTRVVMAPMTRSFSPGGVPNSKVIEYYRRRAAAGVGLIITEGTVVGHPASNGYPNVPHFYGEAALAGWKKVVDAVHAEGGKIVPQLWHVGSVRRVGTEPDASVPAYGPMEKLKDGNVVVHGMTQQDIKDVINAFAQAAKDAQSIGMDGVEIHGAHGYLVDQFFWEGSNQRTDEYGGSLANRSRFAIELIQATRAAVGPDFPIIFRFSQWKQQDYTARLVQTPDALGEFLKPLSDAGVDIFHCSTRRFWEPEFEGSDLNLAGWTRQLTGKPTITVGSVGLDGEFLQFMVNTDKVAQPASLEKLLERLNNDEFDLVAVGRALLVDPDWAVKVREGRESDILPFSREALTTLV, encoded by the coding sequence ATGCCTGTCCAAGCCTTGTTCAAACCGTTCCAGCTCGGTGCATTGCAATTGTCGACCCGCGTAGTCATGGCGCCCATGACCCGCTCGTTCTCCCCGGGTGGCGTACCCAACTCCAAAGTTATCGAGTACTACCGCCGCCGCGCTGCCGCCGGTGTCGGCCTGATCATCACCGAGGGCACCGTGGTCGGCCACCCAGCCTCCAACGGCTACCCCAACGTTCCGCATTTCTACGGTGAAGCGGCGTTGGCCGGCTGGAAGAAAGTCGTCGACGCGGTGCACGCCGAAGGCGGCAAAATCGTTCCGCAACTGTGGCACGTGGGCAGTGTGCGCCGTGTCGGCACCGAGCCTGACGCCAGCGTGCCGGCCTACGGCCCGATGGAAAAACTCAAGGACGGCAATGTGGTCGTCCATGGCATGACCCAGCAAGACATCAAAGACGTGATCAACGCCTTCGCCCAGGCTGCCAAGGATGCCCAGAGCATCGGCATGGACGGTGTGGAGATTCACGGCGCCCACGGCTACCTGGTGGACCAGTTCTTCTGGGAAGGCAGCAACCAGCGCACCGACGAATACGGCGGCAGCTTGGCCAACCGTTCGCGCTTTGCCATTGAGCTGATCCAGGCGACCCGCGCAGCGGTAGGCCCTGACTTTCCGATCATCTTCCGTTTCTCGCAGTGGAAGCAGCAGGACTACACCGCCCGCCTTGTGCAAACCCCTGACGCGCTGGGTGAATTCCTCAAGCCGTTGTCTGACGCTGGCGTGGACATTTTCCACTGCTCCACCCGTCGTTTCTGGGAGCCGGAATTCGAAGGTTCCGACCTCAACCTCGCCGGCTGGACCCGCCAGCTCACCGGCAAACCGACCATCACTGTTGGCAGCGTCGGGCTGGACGGCGAGTTCCTGCAATTTATGGTCAACACTGACAAAGTCGCGCAGCCGGCCAGCCTGGAAAAACTGCTGGAGCGCCTGAACAACGACGAGTTCGACCTGGTTGCCGTGGGTCGTGCACTGCTGGTGGACCCAGACTGGGCAGTCAAAGTGCGCGAAGGG
- a CDS encoding alkylphosphonate utilization protein, with protein MSTLPPCPKCNSEYTYEDGTQLICPECAHEWSANGEAEAAGDETVKKDSVGNVLQDGDTITVIKDLKVKGTSLVVKVGTKVKNIRLCDGDHDIDCKIDGIGPMKLKSEFVRKV; from the coding sequence GTGAGCACGTTGCCACCCTGCCCAAAATGCAATTCCGAATACACCTACGAAGACGGCACCCAGCTGATCTGCCCGGAATGCGCCCATGAGTGGTCCGCCAACGGCGAGGCCGAAGCGGCCGGTGATGAAACCGTGAAGAAAGACTCTGTGGGCAATGTCCTGCAGGACGGCGACACCATCACCGTGATCAAGGACCTCAAGGTCAAGGGCACCTCGCTCGTGGTAAAGGTCGGCACCAAGGTCAAGAACATCCGCCTGTGCGATGGCGACCACGATATCGATTGCAAGATCGACGGTATCGGCCCGATGAAGCTCAAGTCCGAGTTCGTGCGCAAAGTCTGA
- a CDS encoding octaprenyl-diphosphate synthase, translating into MQPQAFYRAVADDFSAVDGIIKKQLTSKVPLVSKIGDYITSAGGKRLRPLLVLLCGKALGREGDDLRLLAATIEFLHTATLLHDDVVDMSGMRRGRETANAMWGNAPSVLVGDFLYSRSFEMMVELGSMPVMKILSQATRIIAEGEVLQLSKVRDASTTEETYMEVIRGKTAMLFEASTHSAAALCGATAEQAEALRTFGDHLGVAFQLVDDLLDYRGDAETLGKNVGDDLAEGKPTLPLIYTMREGTPEQAALVRKAIQKGGIEDLEAIRAAVEASGSLDYTAQLARDFVARAIKCLEALPASEYRDALVELSEFAVARTH; encoded by the coding sequence ATGCAACCCCAAGCTTTCTACCGCGCGGTCGCGGACGATTTTAGCGCCGTCGACGGCATCATCAAGAAGCAACTGACTTCTAAAGTGCCGCTGGTCTCCAAAATTGGTGACTACATTACGTCGGCGGGCGGCAAACGCCTGCGCCCTTTATTAGTGTTGCTGTGCGGCAAGGCCCTGGGCCGTGAAGGCGATGATTTGCGCCTGCTGGCCGCCACCATCGAATTCCTGCACACCGCCACCCTGCTGCATGACGACGTGGTCGACATGTCCGGCATGCGCCGTGGGCGCGAGACCGCCAATGCAATGTGGGGCAACGCTCCCAGCGTATTGGTGGGCGACTTCCTGTATTCGCGCTCGTTCGAAATGATGGTCGAGCTGGGCTCGATGCCGGTGATGAAGATTCTTTCACAGGCCACGCGCATCATCGCCGAAGGCGAAGTACTGCAGCTGTCCAAGGTCCGGGACGCCAGCACCACCGAAGAAACCTATATGGAAGTGATTCGCGGCAAAACCGCGATGCTCTTCGAAGCCTCCACCCACAGCGCCGCCGCGTTGTGTGGCGCAACTGCCGAACAGGCCGAAGCCCTGCGCACATTTGGCGACCACCTGGGCGTGGCGTTCCAACTGGTGGACGACCTGCTCGACTACCGTGGCGACGCCGAAACCCTGGGCAAGAACGTCGGTGACGACCTTGCCGAAGGCAAGCCGACCTTGCCGCTGATCTACACCATGCGCGAGGGCACGCCGGAACAGGCCGCCCTGGTGCGCAAGGCGATCCAGAAAGGTGGGATCGAAGACCTGGAAGCCATCCGTGCAGCGGTCGAAGCCTCGGGTTCGCTGGACTACACCGCGCAGTTGGCGCGTGATTTCGTGGCGCGTGCGATCAAGTGCCTGGAAGCCCTTCCTGCCAGCGAATACCGGGATGCCCTGGTTGAGCTGAGCGAGTTTGCGGTCGCGCGCACTCACTAA
- a CDS encoding glutamate 5-kinase → MRSKVTGAQRWVVKIGSALLTADGKGLDRAAMSVWVEQMVALHEAGVELVLVSSGAVAAGMSRLGWTARPSAMHELQAAAAIGQMGLVQAWESSFAEHGRHTAQILLTHDDLSDRKRYLNARSTLRALVELKVIPVINENDTVVTDEIRFGDNDTLAALVANLVEADLLVILTDRDGMFDADPRNNPDAQLIYEARADDPALDAVAGSVGGALGRGGMQTKLRAARLAARSGAHTIIVGGRIERVLDRLKAGERIGTLLSPERGMLAARKQWLAGHLQTRGTLVLDDGAVSALSQGNKSLLPVGVKLVQGSFRRGEMVVCVAPDGREIARGLANYSALEAQKIIGQSSDAIVGLLGYMAEPELVHRDNLILV, encoded by the coding sequence ATGCGGAGCAAAGTGACAGGTGCGCAGCGCTGGGTCGTAAAGATCGGAAGTGCGCTGCTGACGGCAGATGGCAAGGGGCTGGATCGCGCAGCCATGAGCGTCTGGGTCGAGCAAATGGTGGCCTTGCATGAGGCTGGCGTCGAGTTGGTATTGGTATCGTCCGGGGCGGTTGCCGCCGGGATGAGCCGCCTTGGCTGGACCGCGCGACCCAGCGCGATGCACGAACTGCAAGCCGCCGCCGCCATCGGTCAGATGGGCCTGGTGCAAGCCTGGGAATCCAGCTTCGCCGAGCACGGCCGCCACACGGCGCAGATCCTGCTGACCCACGACGACCTGTCCGACCGCAAGCGTTACCTCAACGCCCGCAGTACCTTGCGCGCACTGGTGGAGCTGAAAGTCATCCCGGTGATCAACGAAAACGACACCGTGGTCACCGACGAAATCCGCTTCGGCGACAACGACACCTTGGCCGCCTTGGTAGCCAACCTGGTGGAAGCCGACCTGCTGGTGATCCTCACCGATCGCGACGGCATGTTCGACGCCGACCCGCGCAACAACCCAGATGCCCAGTTGATCTATGAAGCGCGTGCCGATGACCCGGCGCTGGACGCCGTCGCCGGCAGCGTTGGCGGTGCCCTGGGCCGTGGCGGCATGCAGACCAAGCTGCGCGCTGCACGTTTGGCGGCGCGTTCCGGTGCCCATACCATCATCGTTGGTGGGCGCATCGAGCGCGTGCTGGACCGTCTCAAGGCGGGTGAGCGCATAGGCACGCTGTTGTCGCCGGAACGCGGCATGCTGGCGGCGCGCAAACAGTGGCTGGCCGGTCATCTGCAAACCCGTGGCACCTTGGTGCTGGACGATGGCGCCGTGTCGGCCTTGTCCCAGGGCAACAAGAGCCTGCTGCCGGTTGGCGTCAAGTTGGTGCAGGGCAGCTTCCGTCGTGGCGAAATGGTGGTGTGCGTCGCGCCGGACGGCCGTGAGATCGCCCGTGGCCTGGCCAACTACAGCGCCCTCGAAGCGCAGAAAATCATTGGGCAGTCGTCTGACGCGATTGTGGGTCTATTGGGTTACATGGCGGAGCCGGAACTGGTGCACCGCGATAACCTGATCCTGGTCTAA
- the rplU gene encoding 50S ribosomal protein L21 — translation MSYAVIVTGGKQYKVAPGEYLKIEKLEVATGESVTFDRVLLVANGDDVNIGAPVVAGATVVAEVISQGRHDKVRIIKFRRRKHHMKRMGHRQWYTEIKITGIQA, via the coding sequence ATGTCGTACGCAGTAATTGTTACTGGTGGCAAGCAATACAAGGTCGCCCCAGGTGAATACCTGAAGATCGAAAAACTGGAAGTCGCTACTGGCGAATCCGTTACTTTTGATCGCGTTCTGTTGGTCGCCAATGGCGATGACGTGAACATCGGCGCTCCAGTTGTTGCTGGCGCTACCGTTGTGGCTGAAGTGATCTCCCAAGGTCGTCACGATAAAGTCCGCATCATCAAGTTCCGTCGTCGTAAGCACCACATGAAGCGTATGGGCCACCGCCAGTGGTACACCGAGATCAAAATCACCGGTATTCAGGCTTAA